In Drosophila miranda strain MSH22 chromosome XR, D.miranda_PacBio2.1, whole genome shotgun sequence, the genomic window CCCTAACTATATTAGGATGCCTTCATTCCAGTGCACCATTGGCAGCCAGATGGAGGCAGATCAGATGGCTTGTTGCAGTATGATTTCCATGGTACCGGCCATTCCAAAACATCTACAGCGCCAATGGAACCTCTAAGTGTCCAGGGATTCAATAGTGGAAAGCTATTCTATACCCATAGCTATACTATACCTATAGGAAATAATCCATACAAACGGAACTGGTGAAGCATAGACTCAGTAATCTAGTAATCACTGATTTAGTTTATATTTAGTTAAAATCTGATTTCAATCATTCAGGTTCCCAAACATCCCAGACAAGCTGTTAACAAAATTACTCAatagtatttatttatttcacgAAAATGCCTGAAAGTTCACGGTGTCGATTGGTGATCCTGATTGTGGCGGCCGCCTACATAATCGGTGTGGTGATCCAGTCACAATTTCATTGCGAGCCGCGTAAGTGGAGTTCTTCCAGTTGGGGTGGAGCTAATGGCTCTCTCTTTTCAACAGCTTTCGAGAGCCGCTGTCTGGCCCATAAGTTGGAGAACAAATTCCGACAGTACCAGGAGGCAGAGTTCCGCCATGCGGAAAATGTAAGTATTCCCGAATAGTACTTACCATTTGAAAGCAGATAGATGGCATTCTTATCATCCCTCCTCCCTCCACCCTCCTCCCAGTGCACCATAGAGAGCGAGATTGGGGACTCTTGCGTCCAGTATCTGAGGATTAGCTGCCTGGTGGACGATCCGGCCTCAGGCGGTCGTCCGCGTCTCCAGTCTGGCGACCACTTCCGCAATGTGTTCTCAAAGCGAAGCATTCCGAACCCGCTTATGCGCAAATGGACCCTCAGAGTGCCCCGCGATGCCGTCGAGCGACTCGGCGAGCCTGCTTGATTGATTGGCAATGGGTTTACCTTCGAATTCATTGTATTGGGCCATAAGCGATAAAGAAAATGTCAGAGCAAGTGGAGACGACGGCACTTATCACCAAATTAGGGGCCACTATCGAGAGGAACCAGAGGGGGGACCAGCGAACCAGTAAAAGAGTTGAGCAGGGGCGGCCCACCAACAGATTTCAATTAAACGAAAGGTCAGGCTGCTGTCATAGATGATGCCGCTACCGAATGATCTGATCCCTGATCTCCTCCTGGAGAGAGGAGAACGGAGAGTGCGGAGCGGAGAGCGGCGCGTCTCAGCTTAATGAGCTTATCCATCATCACGGTCACAGCTCCTCCAgacagagtcagagtcagagacAGAGACTCCTCATCTGTCACAGGGCTAATAGGTTTCATTAGTCATTTCCAATCGCTCCTCCTCGGCTGCTTCTTTGACTTATCAGCTGCGCTGCTCTTTCTG contains:
- the LOC108153260 gene encoding uncharacterized protein LOC108153260; protein product: MPESSRCRLVILIVAAAYIIGVVIQSQFHCEPPFESRCLAHKLENKFRQYQEAEFRHAENCTIESEIGDSCVQYLRISCLVDDPASGGRPRLQSGDHFRNVFSKRSIPNPLMRKWTLRVPRDAVERLGEPA